The Candidatus Phaeomarinobacter ectocarpi genome includes a region encoding these proteins:
- a CDS encoding S1C family serine protease, whose protein sequence is MGLFSPRNQAKKPNRKRRGSSHDLLDAYSQAVAGAVDAVSASVVHLQVTGRPTQSGLSSGAGSGFVFTSDGYALTNSHVVNGAKSLTAVYPDGREVDADVVGADPDTDVAIVRLPGKHREWAELGDSAALRQGQLVVAIGNPLGFDCTVTTGVISALGRSLRSQSGRLIDDVLQTDAPLNPGNSGGPLVTPDGRVIGINTAVIAGAQGLCFAIASNTAEYVLGEILKYGKVRRSYLGLGAQTIELPQRLRRELNRKVSGAVRVAQFELGSPAAQAGLAPGDVILKFDGEEIGGVDDLHRLLTAERLGKKVKLDVFRDDTVIKVTATPGGRD, encoded by the coding sequence TTGGGCCTGTTTTCGCCGCGAAACCAAGCCAAAAAGCCTAACCGCAAGCGTCGCGGATCATCACATGATCTGCTGGACGCTTATAGCCAAGCTGTGGCCGGGGCCGTGGATGCGGTGTCCGCATCTGTTGTTCATCTGCAGGTGACGGGCCGACCGACACAGTCAGGATTGTCCTCCGGGGCCGGCTCGGGATTTGTTTTTACGTCCGATGGCTATGCCTTGACCAACAGTCATGTTGTGAACGGCGCCAAATCACTGACTGCGGTGTATCCGGATGGTCGCGAGGTTGACGCTGATGTGGTTGGTGCGGATCCGGACACGGACGTTGCAATCGTCCGACTTCCTGGCAAGCACCGCGAGTGGGCCGAGCTTGGCGACAGCGCGGCATTGCGGCAGGGACAACTTGTGGTTGCCATCGGCAATCCGCTCGGCTTCGACTGCACTGTCACCACGGGCGTTATTTCAGCTTTGGGCCGGTCTTTGCGAAGTCAATCAGGGCGGCTGATTGACGATGTCCTGCAAACCGATGCGCCGCTCAATCCGGGCAATTCCGGTGGGCCTCTGGTCACACCTGATGGAAGGGTGATCGGGATCAATACGGCTGTTATTGCTGGCGCGCAGGGCCTTTGCTTTGCGATTGCGTCCAATACGGCCGAGTACGTCCTGGGTGAGATTCTCAAATACGGAAAAGTACGGCGCAGCTATCTGGGACTGGGTGCCCAAACAATTGAACTTCCGCAACGGCTCAGACGCGAGCTCAACCGAAAAGTGTCAGGCGCGGTCCGTGTTGCGCAGTTTGAACTTGGCTCACCGGCTGCCCAGGCAGGGCTTGCTCCCGGTGACGTCATTCTCAAATTTGACGGCGAGGAAATTGGTGGCGTGGACGACCTTCATCGGCTTCTCACTGCTGAGCGTCTTGGCAAGAAAGTCAAACTCGATGTCTTTCGCGATGATACAGTCATCAAGGTGACGGCAACTCCCGGTGGACGAGACTGA
- a CDS encoding PAS domain-containing protein, producing the protein MSVIQETRPDLERPENRELLGHWEKIRGDAPVPLRAQFNPMDVPRHLPNLIVLEPKVPDNASVRIFGTELARRLGFDLTGIDLFSMYDGQRALEVVDMISHVVEQQAIAVAYSEWTTPSGHTFTTENLWMPLASQEGPVNRVLGSVWEVVEARADVDDLGGALALAQLLSRRAYYKF; encoded by the coding sequence GTGTCTGTCATTCAGGAAACCCGCCCAGACCTTGAGCGACCAGAGAACCGGGAGTTGCTGGGACACTGGGAAAAAATTCGTGGCGATGCGCCTGTGCCGCTCCGCGCGCAATTTAATCCCATGGATGTCCCTCGACATCTGCCAAATCTCATCGTGCTTGAGCCAAAGGTGCCGGACAACGCCAGTGTGCGCATCTTCGGCACCGAGCTCGCGCGCCGACTGGGGTTTGATCTTACCGGCATTGATCTGTTTTCCATGTATGACGGCCAGCGCGCTCTCGAGGTGGTCGACATGATTTCTCATGTCGTCGAGCAACAGGCGATTGCTGTTGCCTACAGCGAGTGGACCACGCCGTCTGGTCATACTTTCACCACTGAAAACCTGTGGATGCCACTGGCGTCTCAGGAAGGACCTGTAAACAGGGTCCTTGGCTCTGTGTGGGAAGTGGTTGAGGCACGTGCCGATGTGGACGATTTGGGTGGTGCCCTGGCACTCGCTCAGCTTCTGTCACGGCGTGCCTACTACAAATTCTGA
- a CDS encoding acetolactate synthase large subunit has translation MSDTMKASDLFVRCLEEEGITHIFGVPGEENADFMMSLEGSSIQFILTRHEQGAAFMAEVYGRLTGNPAGCLGTLGPGATNLITGVADANMDRAPMLVLTGQGATARQHKESHQIMDVVGMYEPVTKWAYSVNHADAIPEIIRKAVRLARTEKPGAVLVELPEDIAKHETDRTPMQPRRFRRPGPDDKITDRAFDMIRNAKRPLILAGNGAIRKRASSQLRTLCETTGIGVMSTFMGKGAVDMDADYCLYTIGLGQRDVVSLAIDDADLIITLGYDMVEYHPKLWNPGGKKDIIHIDFLPAEIDRNYHPKCELIGDVAHSLWMLNERIWRHRDELSFDLEPQRKIRARMKEELEAHCDDDTEGSIRPQKALWDVRQALGKDDILLSGVGAHKMWIARHYQCHEPNTCLIPNGFCSMGMPLPGAIAADMVHPDRRIFAIAGDGDFMMNVQEMETASRMKSNITVMVWEDGGYGLISWKQENEFNRHTNLSFTNPDWMKLADSFGWQGQYVPNSRDLRAALDKALEHEGPSLVVIPIDYRENALLTERLGQIDVTI, from the coding sequence ATGTCCGACACGATGAAAGCATCAGACCTTTTCGTTCGCTGCCTTGAGGAAGAAGGCATTACCCACATTTTCGGTGTGCCCGGCGAGGAGAACGCCGACTTCATGATGTCGCTGGAAGGATCTTCCATCCAGTTCATCCTCACGCGCCACGAGCAGGGTGCCGCATTCATGGCGGAAGTGTATGGCCGGCTGACAGGCAACCCTGCCGGCTGCCTTGGAACTCTGGGCCCTGGAGCAACAAACCTCATTACGGGTGTGGCTGACGCGAACATGGATCGCGCACCCATGCTGGTGTTGACGGGGCAGGGGGCAACGGCACGGCAACACAAGGAAAGCCACCAGATCATGGATGTGGTGGGCATGTATGAGCCGGTGACCAAATGGGCCTACTCTGTCAATCACGCGGACGCCATTCCGGAAATCATTCGCAAGGCGGTGCGGCTTGCGCGCACGGAAAAGCCCGGCGCCGTGCTTGTCGAACTGCCCGAAGACATTGCCAAGCATGAAACAGATCGCACGCCGATGCAGCCGCGCCGTTTCAGACGCCCCGGCCCGGATGACAAGATCACGGATCGTGCATTTGATATGATCCGCAATGCAAAGCGGCCGCTCATCCTTGCGGGCAATGGCGCCATCCGCAAGCGCGCGTCGTCCCAGCTGCGCACCCTTTGCGAGACGACCGGCATCGGAGTCATGTCCACGTTCATGGGCAAGGGTGCCGTTGATATGGATGCCGACTACTGCCTCTACACCATTGGCCTTGGTCAGCGGGATGTGGTGTCACTTGCCATAGACGATGCGGACCTCATCATCACGCTTGGCTATGACATGGTGGAGTATCACCCCAAGCTGTGGAACCCGGGCGGCAAGAAGGACATCATTCACATTGACTTCCTGCCGGCTGAAATTGACCGCAACTATCATCCCAAATGTGAGCTGATAGGCGATGTGGCGCATTCCCTGTGGATGCTGAATGAGCGCATCTGGCGGCACCGTGACGAGTTGTCGTTTGACCTGGAGCCGCAGCGAAAAATTCGCGCGCGCATGAAGGAAGAACTCGAGGCGCATTGCGACGATGACACCGAAGGGTCCATCCGTCCGCAAAAGGCCCTGTGGGATGTCCGTCAGGCACTCGGCAAGGATGACATTCTCTTGTCCGGCGTGGGCGCTCACAAAATGTGGATCGCCCGCCACTATCAATGTCACGAGCCGAACACCTGCCTCATCCCCAATGGCTTTTGCTCAATGGGCATGCCTCTGCCCGGCGCCATTGCAGCCGATATGGTCCACCCCGACCGCAGAATATTTGCCATCGCAGGCGATGGGGATTTCATGATGAACGTGCAGGAAATGGAGACGGCATCACGCATGAAGTCGAACATCACTGTCATGGTGTGGGAGGACGGTGGTTACGGCCTGATCTCCTGGAAACAGGAAAACGAGTTCAATCGTCACACCAATCTGAGTTTTACCAATCCTGACTGGATGAAGCTTGCGGACAGTTTTGGCTGGCAGGGACAGTATGTGCCCAATTCGCGCGACCTCAGGGCGGCGCTGGATAAAGCCCTGGAACATGAGGGGCCGTCTCTTGTTGTGATTCCAATCGACTACCGCGAGAACGCGCTGTTGACGGAACGTCTTGGCCAGATTGACGTAACGATCTGA
- a CDS encoding PAS domain-containing protein: MADIVPHRPVLKRPENSALLAHWDALRGDAVAPQRSSFHPMDVPRHLPRLIMLEPDLPAKADIRIFGTELAHRLGYDLTGQDMFDLYDSDRVHVVRELVTLVAEQHLVAVGYTDWTTPAGHVFTTENVWFPLICEDGKVTRLLGSLWEMTAIDADIVSLGDSLDKAENLSDRKFYQF, translated from the coding sequence ATGGCGGACATTGTACCACATCGGCCAGTTCTCAAAAGACCAGAGAACTCGGCTCTTCTTGCGCACTGGGACGCCTTGCGGGGCGACGCAGTTGCACCCCAGCGCTCAAGTTTCCACCCGATGGACGTGCCGCGGCATCTGCCTCGTTTGATCATGCTGGAACCTGACCTGCCTGCAAAAGCCGACATTCGGATTTTTGGGACGGAGCTCGCACACCGACTTGGCTATGATCTGACAGGTCAGGACATGTTCGATCTCTATGACAGTGACCGTGTCCATGTGGTCAGAGAACTCGTGACGTTGGTTGCTGAACAACACCTGGTAGCCGTTGGCTATACGGATTGGACCACGCCCGCCGGCCATGTGTTCACCACAGAGAATGTGTGGTTTCCCCTCATCTGTGAGGACGGCAAGGTGACACGACTCCTGGGCTCTCTGTGGGAGATGACCGCCATCGACGCGGATATCGTCAGTCTTGGAGACTCTTTGGACAAAGCTGAAAACCTGTCTGACCGCAAGTTCTACCAGTTCTAG
- a CDS encoding O-antigen ligase family protein yields the protein MRDRIAGVGLATVFVLLAIVLLLVERAPPIVCAVALLFAATGTRLPALRLQVTSSPALWAGAALVAWLLLSASWSIAGSEAISNGLRIAAMVITAIVLPALCLTQSQKTQDLAARWALIASCLVLVLLLIETLFDMPLLRTARYYVNGELFVNGLPPLEERRTDVTYFQELYLANRLSHIASIAAILVLPIAGILWQRGQRLGAVAAFAVGCAGVALVPTQTPMLALGLGLAVGLIMLIPKIGQSRRLGVALAALVAVGVVTSPWLAQTAYTALHDALASSDISIIHRVAIWDYAAGFIAERPIAGYGIEAARTLGREGANLAELVPGHPYAFQALPLHPHNASIQIWLELGGVGALIFALFMFAMTRTVHAYADQPVARAALMAGLVVGLAVAHLSYGIWQYWWVASLGMIYAMLALIFASERTS from the coding sequence GTGAGAGACAGGATTGCAGGCGTTGGTCTTGCAACGGTTTTCGTATTGCTGGCGATCGTACTGCTCCTTGTAGAGCGGGCACCTCCAATTGTGTGCGCCGTCGCCTTATTGTTTGCTGCCACGGGCACCCGTCTTCCGGCTCTGCGCCTTCAGGTAACGTCAAGCCCAGCTCTGTGGGCTGGGGCAGCGTTGGTTGCGTGGTTGCTACTCAGCGCGTCATGGTCGATCGCCGGATCTGAAGCCATATCAAACGGGCTGCGGATTGCAGCGATGGTTATCACCGCGATCGTCCTGCCCGCATTATGTCTCACTCAATCGCAGAAAACGCAGGACCTCGCAGCGCGCTGGGCCTTGATCGCGAGTTGCCTGGTGCTGGTTCTCCTGCTCATTGAGACATTGTTCGACATGCCGCTGCTGCGGACTGCTCGGTACTATGTCAATGGAGAACTGTTTGTGAATGGGCTGCCACCTTTGGAAGAGCGGCGCACGGACGTGACCTATTTTCAGGAATTGTACCTGGCAAACCGCCTGAGCCACATTGCGTCCATTGCAGCCATTCTGGTTTTGCCGATTGCAGGCATTCTATGGCAACGCGGGCAGCGTCTTGGCGCAGTGGCAGCCTTTGCCGTTGGGTGTGCGGGAGTTGCCTTGGTCCCGACACAAACCCCGATGCTGGCTTTGGGGCTTGGGCTGGCCGTCGGTTTGATCATGCTCATACCCAAAATCGGTCAAAGCCGCCGATTGGGCGTAGCGCTTGCTGCTCTTGTTGCCGTTGGCGTTGTGACATCCCCGTGGCTTGCACAGACCGCCTATACAGCGTTGCATGATGCGCTTGCGTCATCGGACATCAGTATCATCCACCGGGTTGCAATCTGGGACTACGCGGCGGGCTTCATTGCCGAGCGACCGATTGCAGGTTACGGCATTGAAGCCGCGCGCACATTGGGTCGCGAAGGGGCAAATCTGGCTGAACTGGTGCCCGGTCACCCCTATGCTTTCCAGGCGCTTCCCCTGCACCCGCACAATGCCTCGATCCAGATATGGCTTGAGCTTGGAGGCGTTGGCGCACTGATTTTCGCGCTGTTCATGTTCGCGATGACGCGGACAGTTCATGCCTATGCAGACCAACCGGTGGCCCGCGCGGCCCTTATGGCCGGATTGGTCGTCGGGTTGGCAGTGGCCCATCTCAGCTATGGGATCTGGCAATATTGGTGGGTTGCATCCCTGGGGATGATTTACGCGATGCTCGCGCTCATTTTCGCGTCGGAAAGAACATCCTGA
- a CDS encoding hybrid sensor histidine kinase/response regulator, with product MADLSQNSMDATDRVSLDQRALEMEQAQLLFDRARSSAVSVFALVVMFSFIMAFVIGPYKAGVWFIIASAMIAVTIAQPRLFTPPGITSANTQTYLLVHTVISGITGAVWGIGAAWMADPDVLISVYTGVVMVLTITLGGISPQSAFRRSYVALATMTMLPFAAWILFAVPWPVNANGIGVVVAYAFFMAVSARVEIGTRDLIAAKRNIELTDELRRQRDAVQKANEEKTRFLAATSHDLAQPLHAQGFYLSALRAKTQDADALALIDKVSESWRSLGQLLDGLVEINRLDAGAVVPNLAAIDLRSHTERVIHGFEGIASQKNIKLSVKGADVSVTADAALLSRVIGNLLSNAIKFTPDGGQVSVYWSVGGMKARLTVNDTGGGIPPEALNSVFDEYVQLGNPERNREKGLGLGLSIVRRLTDLMGVTATLTSTPGQGTQAILEIPLAAEAAELTADVEKLVSKDRQRISSLKVLIVDDEEAIRLSMSEVLTSWGCEVYCTDGRDDVIEFLDRMDATPDVIIADHRLGSHTDGSYVIEKVRGELNDVVPAILMTGDSGLTLSNEEGEATQLLFKPIDPVALRTALLASWSAKPKTD from the coding sequence ATGGCCGACCTGTCACAAAATTCAATGGATGCAACGGACCGCGTTTCACTGGACCAGCGCGCGCTCGAAATGGAGCAGGCGCAGCTTCTGTTCGACAGGGCGCGCTCGTCGGCCGTAAGCGTATTTGCGCTCGTGGTGATGTTCTCCTTCATCATGGCATTCGTGATTGGTCCTTACAAAGCCGGTGTCTGGTTTATCATCGCAAGCGCCATGATTGCGGTGACAATTGCTCAGCCGCGACTGTTCACACCGCCTGGCATTACATCCGCGAACACGCAGACCTATCTGCTGGTCCACACGGTCATTTCCGGCATTACTGGTGCGGTCTGGGGCATCGGGGCTGCATGGATGGCGGATCCTGATGTTCTCATCAGTGTTTACACGGGGGTTGTCATGGTACTGACAATTACCCTGGGAGGAATTTCGCCACAGTCGGCCTTCCGGCGCTCCTATGTGGCATTGGCAACCATGACAATGCTGCCCTTCGCCGCCTGGATTTTGTTCGCCGTGCCCTGGCCCGTAAATGCCAATGGAATTGGTGTGGTTGTGGCCTATGCATTCTTTATGGCGGTCAGCGCCCGGGTGGAGATCGGGACGCGAGACCTGATCGCCGCCAAGCGCAACATTGAATTGACGGACGAACTGCGCCGTCAGCGTGACGCCGTGCAAAAGGCCAATGAAGAGAAGACCCGCTTTCTCGCTGCGACCAGTCATGACCTTGCACAACCACTCCATGCACAGGGGTTTTATCTGTCCGCCCTGCGCGCAAAGACGCAGGACGCAGACGCATTGGCGCTGATCGACAAGGTGTCAGAAAGCTGGCGCAGTCTTGGTCAGCTGCTTGACGGGTTGGTTGAAATCAACCGTTTGGACGCCGGCGCTGTTGTGCCAAATCTCGCGGCAATTGATCTGCGCTCCCATACAGAACGGGTGATTCATGGCTTCGAAGGCATAGCGTCCCAAAAGAACATCAAGCTGAGTGTGAAGGGCGCCGATGTGAGTGTTACGGCTGATGCAGCGCTCCTCTCAAGGGTGATAGGGAACCTGCTGTCCAATGCCATCAAGTTTACACCCGATGGTGGGCAGGTTTCGGTCTATTGGAGCGTCGGCGGTATGAAAGCGCGGCTCACCGTCAATGACACAGGCGGCGGCATTCCACCTGAGGCCCTCAATTCGGTCTTCGACGAGTATGTCCAGTTGGGAAACCCGGAGCGTAACCGGGAAAAAGGTTTGGGCCTGGGCTTGTCCATTGTTCGCCGTCTGACCGATTTGATGGGTGTTACCGCGACCCTGACATCCACGCCAGGACAGGGGACACAGGCCATTCTCGAAATCCCTTTGGCTGCAGAAGCCGCAGAGCTGACGGCTGATGTCGAAAAGCTGGTTTCAAAAGATCGCCAGCGGATTAGCAGCCTGAAGGTCTTGATCGTTGACGATGAAGAAGCAATCCGGCTGTCAATGTCAGAGGTTCTGACGAGTTGGGGCTGCGAAGTCTATTGCACCGACGGCCGGGATGACGTCATTGAATTTCTCGATCGCATGGACGCAACGCCTGACGTCATCATTGCTGACCATCGTCTGGGCAGTCACACAGACGGGAGCTACGTGATTGAGAAAGTGCGTGGTGAGCTGAACGATGTCGTGCCTGCCATCCTGATGACAGGCGATTCAGGCCTTACACTGTCAAATGAAGAGGGCGAGGCAACTCAACTCTTGTTTAAGCCCATCGACCCGGTTGCATTGCGGACTGCTCTGCTTGCCAGCTGGTCTGCAAAGCCAAAGACCGACTGA
- a CDS encoding response regulator transcription factor — translation MTSEINIALVDDHQMFLDGLGEVIRVLDPNYRCTPFGTPAEAINALESGDKFDLFITDLVMGEMNGIAFVMALKARSPSTPALVVSGIDTAPPIDKIMQARANGFVPKSASSAVLKEAIEAALKDDIYVPDNIWRQVEAHPVPQRSDPAGAPVSPEDNLGARQMEVVTLMAEGCTNREIGQILNISENTVKSHVSGIFRHMGVTRRTACVSKARALGLVS, via the coding sequence GTGACGAGCGAGATCAACATTGCGTTGGTAGATGACCATCAGATGTTTCTTGATGGCCTGGGCGAAGTCATTCGCGTTCTTGACCCGAACTACCGTTGCACCCCGTTTGGGACACCCGCTGAGGCCATCAATGCGCTTGAGAGCGGTGACAAGTTCGACCTGTTCATCACCGACCTCGTGATGGGTGAAATGAATGGCATTGCCTTTGTCATGGCACTCAAGGCCCGCAGCCCATCCACCCCAGCACTGGTTGTATCCGGGATTGATACGGCACCTCCTATCGACAAGATAATGCAAGCGCGGGCGAATGGTTTCGTTCCCAAGTCAGCGTCTTCGGCTGTGTTGAAGGAGGCTATCGAGGCCGCTCTCAAGGATGACATCTATGTTCCGGACAACATCTGGCGTCAGGTGGAAGCACATCCGGTGCCACAAAGAAGCGATCCAGCAGGCGCGCCTGTCAGCCCGGAAGACAATTTGGGTGCGCGGCAGATGGAAGTTGTGACGCTTATGGCTGAAGGCTGCACAAACAGGGAAATCGGGCAGATACTCAACATCAGCGAGAACACCGTCAAAAGCCATGTGAGTGGCATCTTTCGGCATATGGGCGTCACCCGCCGCACAGCATGTGTCAGCAAAGCGCGGGCGCTGGGGTTGGTCTCCTAG
- a CDS encoding aldehyde dehydrogenase family protein, giving the protein MSKDHELKSEYPYYLANEPRQPNTDLEVEDKYTGKVATKVAMADEAAIDEAIGASVEAAEPMAALKSYQRREVLDHCVGRFTERHEELSRALCIEAGKPIKDARGEVTRLIETFRIAAGEAERIYGEVMPLDNAERASGYRGMWQRVPIGPCSFISPFNFPLNLAAHKVAPALAAGCPFVLKPASLTPIGALIIGETLAETDLPKGAFSILPCRRDGARLFTEDDRLKLLSFTGSADVGWDLKSKAGRKPVVLELGGNAACIVDADADLDDAVERIIFGAFYQSGQSCIGVQRILVHEEVYDDFKTRFVAAASQLKAGNPHDEDTFIGPMISEKEAQRLHGWVQDAQAKGASVLTGGDLDGKMLQATVLENVPGDCDVVREEAFGPVAVLSPFSDFEAALRSVNESRYGLQAGIFTKDLYKAMNAWDILDVGGVVVGDVPSWRVDHMPYGGVKDSGLGREGIRWAIEDMTETRLLVIRDPA; this is encoded by the coding sequence ATGTCCAAGGATCACGAACTCAAAAGCGAATATCCCTACTATCTGGCCAACGAGCCACGCCAGCCGAACACCGATCTGGAAGTCGAGGACAAATACACCGGCAAGGTGGCAACCAAGGTAGCGATGGCAGACGAAGCCGCCATTGACGAAGCCATCGGGGCATCAGTGGAAGCTGCCGAGCCAATGGCTGCCCTTAAGTCCTATCAGCGCCGCGAGGTTCTGGATCATTGTGTTGGGCGCTTCACGGAGCGCCACGAGGAACTGTCCCGCGCATTGTGCATAGAGGCAGGCAAGCCCATCAAGGATGCGCGCGGGGAAGTAACCCGCCTCATTGAAACCTTCCGGATTGCCGCTGGCGAAGCTGAGCGCATTTATGGCGAAGTCATGCCCCTGGACAATGCGGAGCGGGCATCGGGGTATCGCGGCATGTGGCAGCGGGTGCCCATCGGCCCGTGCTCTTTCATTTCGCCATTCAATTTCCCGCTCAATCTCGCTGCGCACAAAGTAGCGCCTGCCTTGGCGGCCGGCTGCCCGTTTGTTCTCAAGCCTGCAAGCCTGACACCCATCGGTGCCCTCATCATTGGTGAGACGCTGGCGGAAACCGATTTGCCCAAGGGCGCCTTCTCGATTCTGCCCTGCCGCCGCGACGGCGCGCGGCTGTTTACTGAAGATGATCGGTTGAAACTGTTGAGTTTTACCGGGTCCGCTGACGTTGGCTGGGACCTGAAGTCGAAAGCTGGTCGCAAGCCGGTGGTCCTCGAACTTGGGGGCAATGCGGCGTGCATCGTGGATGCGGACGCTGATCTCGATGATGCGGTGGAGCGCATCATATTTGGCGCGTTTTATCAGTCGGGCCAAAGCTGCATCGGTGTCCAGCGCATTCTGGTTCACGAGGAAGTTTATGATGACTTCAAGACGCGGTTTGTAGCTGCTGCCAGCCAGCTTAAGGCCGGCAATCCGCACGACGAAGATACGTTCATCGGGCCCATGATCTCTGAAAAAGAAGCTCAGCGGTTGCATGGCTGGGTGCAGGACGCGCAGGCCAAAGGTGCCAGTGTCCTGACCGGTGGAGATCTGGATGGCAAGATGCTGCAGGCAACTGTGCTGGAAAACGTGCCGGGTGACTGCGATGTGGTCCGTGAGGAAGCCTTCGGGCCAGTGGCAGTCCTCTCGCCCTTCAGTGATTTCGAGGCGGCCCTGCGAAGCGTGAATGAGAGCCGCTACGGGCTGCAGGCCGGCATCTTCACCAAGGACCTCTACAAGGCCATGAACGCCTGGGACATCTTGGATGTTGGCGGCGTCGTGGTAGGCGATGTGCCCTCATGGCGGGTCGACCACATGCCCTATGGTGGCGTTAAGGATTCAGGCCTTGGACGTGAGGGCATCCGCTGGGCCATTGAAGACATGACAGAAACCCGGTTGCTGGTGATTCGTGACCCGGCCTAG